In Haloarcula hispanica ATCC 33960, one DNA window encodes the following:
- a CDS encoding GcvT family protein, whose product MSTETPPSRADTVVIGAGAVGCSVAYHLTELGAEDVAVIDQGPLPVTGGSSVHAPGIMFQTSPSKIQTKTAYYTSRLLSDADVYDEVGGIEVARSEERMDFLRRRVEWATSYGLPEPQLLSPEEVTEHLPMVDEDEILGGYYSPTDGRVDGIGALQWYMENSSASFYGNTEVTDLDVSGGEINAVETDQGRIDCERAVIATNNWGYQTGQLAGLDLPIAPVEHQYVVTEPMDELADAESSVGDNTTGLDVPGDRSIAEYMSEGPHQPVGRDQDHSLYFRTHGDALGMGSYNHETLSVDPEAMGKNSEEHQASVRGFTKEHWETPTHRGRDKSAKQAFDELLPATQDVEYEATENGIFVFTPDGMPAVGETAQVDGLWTGLAIWWTHSGGYGRILAEWMENGVPRLPSGPVDTGGIHVRRFEPHAGEKDYFVDRGAKRYEQVYSIVEPRWQPDDHRGLRTSPFYHQQKELGAEFYQSGGWETPQWYESNADLVEKYDDRIPAQDGWQGINRSKIEAAEHLHTRDKVSMFDMTTFSSIMVEGEGSQAFLQRVCSNDMDLDVGQVRYSLLLNEGGGILADITVVKLDDEEFMVTTGGGNSPGIHGGHLEDEAPETVSVHVEEGAKSTIGLWGPNSRLLLQRCTDTDVTNEGFPYFSAKQMYVDDVPVIALRVSYVGELGWELWVPTEYGQRLWETLQDAGEDLGVRPMGGGALSSMRLEKGYRLWGTDIDTDSNPFEAGLPFAVDMDTDFIGKEALEAARKAGIDSKITPVTLDDSTDIMLSGRPVLKDGEAIGYVQAGNYGYSIDESIAYTYVPTEYAEAGTSVQIQCEGETYDATVRDEPLFDPARERITR is encoded by the coding sequence ATGAGCACAGAGACTCCCCCGTCTCGGGCGGATACTGTTGTTATCGGTGCCGGGGCCGTTGGGTGTAGCGTCGCGTATCACCTGACGGAACTCGGCGCGGAAGACGTCGCAGTCATCGATCAGGGGCCGCTGCCCGTCACTGGCGGGTCGTCAGTCCACGCACCCGGCATCATGTTCCAGACGTCGCCGTCGAAGATACAGACGAAGACAGCCTACTACACCAGTCGGCTCCTCTCTGATGCCGACGTCTACGACGAGGTCGGTGGCATCGAAGTGGCCCGGAGCGAGGAGCGCATGGACTTCCTCCGTCGGCGCGTCGAGTGGGCGACTTCCTATGGGCTGCCGGAACCGCAGTTGCTCTCGCCCGAGGAAGTCACCGAGCACCTTCCGATGGTCGACGAGGACGAAATCCTCGGTGGCTACTACTCGCCGACTGATGGACGCGTCGACGGCATCGGCGCGCTCCAGTGGTATATGGAAAACTCTTCGGCGTCGTTCTACGGGAACACGGAGGTCACGGATCTGGATGTTTCGGGGGGTGAAATCAACGCGGTCGAGACCGATCAGGGCCGCATCGACTGCGAGCGAGCGGTCATCGCGACGAACAACTGGGGCTACCAGACCGGCCAGCTGGCCGGGCTCGACCTCCCGATTGCGCCAGTGGAGCACCAGTACGTCGTCACCGAACCGATGGACGAACTCGCCGACGCCGAATCCTCGGTCGGCGACAACACGACCGGGCTGGACGTGCCGGGCGACCGCTCTATCGCTGAGTACATGAGCGAAGGGCCACACCAGCCAGTCGGCCGCGACCAGGACCACTCGCTGTACTTCCGGACCCACGGCGACGCGCTCGGGATGGGCTCGTACAACCACGAGACGCTTTCGGTCGACCCCGAGGCGATGGGGAAGAACTCCGAGGAGCACCAGGCGTCAGTCAGAGGGTTCACGAAGGAGCACTGGGAGACGCCGACCCACCGCGGTCGGGACAAATCCGCCAAGCAGGCCTTCGACGAACTGCTGCCGGCGACACAGGACGTGGAATACGAGGCCACCGAGAACGGTATCTTCGTATTCACGCCCGACGGGATGCCGGCCGTCGGCGAGACGGCGCAGGTCGACGGCCTCTGGACCGGACTGGCTATCTGGTGGACCCACTCCGGGGGCTACGGCCGCATCCTTGCCGAGTGGATGGAAAACGGCGTTCCCAGACTGCCGTCCGGCCCGGTCGACACCGGCGGCATTCACGTCCGACGGTTCGAACCGCACGCGGGCGAGAAGGACTACTTCGTGGACCGCGGGGCCAAGCGGTACGAGCAGGTGTATAGTATCGTCGAGCCGCGGTGGCAGCCCGACGACCACCGGGGGCTCCGGACGAGTCCGTTCTACCACCAGCAAAAGGAACTCGGCGCGGAGTTCTACCAGAGCGGCGGCTGGGAGACGCCACAGTGGTACGAGTCGAACGCCGACTTGGTCGAGAAGTACGACGACCGGATTCCCGCCCAGGACGGTTGGCAGGGCATCAACCGTTCGAAAATCGAGGCCGCCGAGCATCTCCACACCCGCGACAAGGTGTCGATGTTCGACATGACGACGTTCAGCTCGATCATGGTCGAAGGCGAGGGGAGCCAGGCGTTCCTCCAGCGGGTCTGTAGCAACGACATGGATCTCGACGTCGGGCAGGTCCGCTACTCGCTGCTGTTGAACGAGGGCGGTGGCATTCTCGCGGACATCACGGTCGTCAAACTCGACGACGAGGAGTTCATGGTGACGACCGGCGGCGGGAACTCCCCCGGCATCCACGGCGGTCACCTGGAAGACGAGGCCCCCGAGACGGTGTCGGTCCACGTCGAGGAAGGCGCGAAATCCACAATCGGCCTCTGGGGGCCGAATTCGCGGCTCCTCCTCCAGCGGTGTACCGACACGGACGTGACCAACGAAGGGTTCCCGTACTTCAGCGCCAAGCAGATGTACGTCGACGACGTGCCGGTCATCGCGCTCCGGGTCTCGTACGTGGGTGAACTCGGCTGGGAGCTGTGGGTACCCACGGAATACGGCCAGCGGCTCTGGGAGACGCTGCAGGACGCCGGAGAGGACCTCGGTGTCCGGCCGATGGGCGGCGGTGCACTCAGTTCAATGCGGTTAGAGAAAGGCTACCGCCTCTGGGGGACGGACATCGACACGGACTCGAACCCCTTCGAAGCTGGACTCCCCTTCGCTGTCGACATGGACACAGACTTCATCGGCAAAGAAGCTCTGGAGGCCGCACGCAAGGCAGGTATCGACAGCAAAATCACGCCGGTCACGCTCGACGACTCGACGGACATCATGCTGAGTGGGCGGCCGGTGCTGAAAGACGGCGAGGCCATCGGCTACGTGCAAGCCGGAAACTACGGCTACAGCATTGACGAATCAATCGCGTACACGTACGTTCCGACCGAATACGCCGAGGCCGGCACATCAGTCCAGATCCAGTGTGAGGGTGAGACCTACGACGCGACGGTGCGGGACGAGCCGCTGTTCGATCCGGCTCGGGAGCGCATCACCAGATGA
- a CDS encoding prolipoprotein diacylglyceryl transferase, producing MGLHTTFTALAEVIDAYESRGRSIKTVEASPADTGDAVLDVTVAMPVSLRSGGGADEGLTPETASLTDSGDLEVTFSPAATELPSTAGASLSTGDASATVTDDGLLLTVDLTIDATGAPDEAASVDCGPDQASPADATTVRAVNSSGTDGGTSLADSAISDAESVSEGGDGTRESPQSDGAATAAPQSGGENDSESGPFAAVRDDSVPPYEDTDYLQALYDECDNFREIAEQIQMDVSSETVRRYMIEADIHVPNTYNTSSDEEEEAAESGQSDNGASQGEVDAGGGQVSVAEPVSAESVGSESSVGELPDEQLVTDGIGLPADVQLRDVADAVVDSDTVYEVQRCLSLDRGQTRDLLAELNLLDLVLCRLADEPDHAVSYGTVASRIRQCAPHSA from the coding sequence ATGGGACTTCACACCACATTCACGGCGCTCGCGGAGGTCATCGATGCGTACGAATCCCGCGGCCGGTCCATCAAGACCGTCGAAGCATCGCCGGCCGACACCGGTGATGCAGTCCTCGATGTGACGGTGGCGATGCCGGTCTCGCTGCGTTCCGGCGGCGGCGCTGACGAGGGTCTCACGCCGGAGACGGCGAGTCTAACCGACAGTGGTGACCTCGAAGTCACGTTCTCACCGGCGGCCACTGAACTTCCGTCGACCGCTGGGGCCTCACTATCGACAGGCGACGCCTCAGCTACGGTCACCGATGACGGCTTGCTTCTGACGGTAGACCTGACAATTGATGCCACGGGCGCGCCAGACGAGGCAGCCAGCGTCGACTGTGGGCCTGACCAGGCTAGCCCCGCCGACGCGACGACGGTCCGCGCAGTGAATTCGTCTGGCACCGACGGTGGTACCTCACTCGCTGATTCTGCTATCTCTGATGCAGAATCTGTCAGTGAGGGAGGCGACGGTACACGGGAAAGCCCACAGTCGGACGGCGCGGCTACAGCGGCTCCCCAGTCTGGTGGCGAGAACGACTCTGAATCCGGCCCGTTCGCCGCCGTCCGCGACGACTCCGTCCCACCGTACGAGGACACCGACTACCTGCAAGCACTGTACGACGAGTGTGACAACTTCAGGGAGATCGCCGAGCAGATACAGATGGATGTCTCCTCCGAGACGGTCCGCCGGTACATGATAGAAGCGGACATCCACGTCCCGAACACGTACAACACCTCCAGCGACGAGGAAGAAGAAGCGGCCGAATCAGGGCAGTCTGACAACGGCGCGAGCCAGGGTGAAGTCGATGCCGGGGGCGGACAGGTCAGTGTGGCCGAACCCGTTTCGGCCGAGTCAGTTGGTTCCGAGAGTTCGGTCGGAGAACTTCCAGACGAGCAACTGGTCACTGACGGGATCGGACTCCCAGCCGATGTCCAACTGCGTGACGTCGCGGACGCGGTCGTCGATTCCGACACGGTATACGAGGTACAGCGATGCCTGAGTCTCGACCGTGGCCAGACCCGGGACCTGCTGGCGGAACTCAATCTGTTAGATCTCGTCCTGTGCCGGCTCGCGGACGAACCGGACCACGCTGTCTCCTACGGGACTGTGGCCAGTCGGATCCGGCAGTGTGCGCCTCATAGCGCGTGA
- a CDS encoding helix-turn-helix domain-containing protein, which yields MSITTKIHIEHERLALVPTLQNLEDIAIRVITQGNTDPGSTVFPFLIEYRDRDRLEEMLDADPTVQSYELVDWTDQTGIYYIEHTPETKLISSVVTDVNGFLVHTETKGNGWLVRLLLPDREALNTIWEYANENDISLDIIEIYGNTDTGGESSYGLTDEQRTALTTAYENGYFGEPRDISLNEVADEIGLSSTAMSGRLRRGMRNLIAATIIDRKE from the coding sequence ATGTCAATAACGACGAAAATACACATTGAACACGAACGCCTCGCTCTGGTTCCAACGTTACAGAACCTCGAAGACATAGCGATACGTGTCATCACACAGGGGAATACCGATCCGGGCTCCACTGTGTTTCCGTTCCTCATCGAGTATCGTGACAGAGACCGACTCGAAGAGATGCTCGATGCCGATCCGACAGTCCAGAGCTACGAACTCGTCGACTGGACCGACCAGACCGGCATATACTACATCGAACACACCCCCGAAACGAAACTCATCAGCTCAGTCGTCACGGATGTCAATGGATTTCTCGTCCATACCGAAACGAAGGGCAACGGATGGCTCGTCCGACTCCTCCTCCCCGACCGAGAGGCACTCAACACGATCTGGGAATATGCCAACGAGAACGACATCTCGCTCGATATCATCGAAATCTACGGAAACACGGACACTGGCGGTGAGTCGTCATACGGATTGACCGATGAACAGCGGACCGCGCTGACAACCGCATACGAAAACGGTTATTTCGGAGAACCCAGGGATATCTCCTTGAACGAAGTCGCAGACGAAATCGGATTGTCCTCGACAGCGATGAGCGGCCGTCTCCGGCGGGGTATGCGGAACCTCATTGCAGCAACAATAATCGACAGAAAGGAGTGA
- a CDS encoding dihydrofolate reductase yields MKLSLIAAVATNGVIGAGGDIPWQYPEDLIHFKQTTIGHPVIMGRRTFESIRRDLDGPLPERLNIVLTTTPRHLPDSVTAVTSTTAALTEAANSGASTTYVIGGATVYEQFLPKADELILTELTATFDGDTVFPTVDWSCWSETERTTHSDFDIVKYTRASSDSD; encoded by the coding sequence ATGAAACTCTCGCTGATCGCCGCTGTTGCGACTAACGGCGTGATCGGTGCCGGCGGCGACATTCCGTGGCAGTATCCCGAGGATCTGATACATTTCAAACAGACGACTATCGGTCATCCGGTGATTATGGGCCGGCGTACCTTTGAGAGCATCCGCCGTGATCTCGACGGCCCACTCCCGGAGCGATTGAACATTGTTCTGACTACGACGCCGCGTCACCTTCCTGACAGTGTCACGGCTGTCACCTCGACGACGGCGGCGTTGACCGAAGCGGCCAACAGCGGCGCATCTACGACGTATGTCATTGGCGGCGCTACTGTGTACGAGCAGTTTCTCCCAAAGGCCGACGAGCTAATCCTCACCGAACTAACGGCAACATTCGACGGCGATACGGTCTTCCCGACCGTCGATTGGTCGTGCTGGTCCGAGACGGAACGAACGACACACAGCGACTTCGACATCGTCAAATACACCCGAGCCAGCAGTGACTCGGACTGA
- a CDS encoding aminomethyltransferase family protein, producing MTGNEEHPNHPSVDQSDRTVPRNLRQTGDPNIEMLVSTRVRKSPFFHKSFNEEGAWRATVYNRLYHPRGLIEPEDGGVMKEYDALTNTVTLWDVAVERQIRVKGPDAEALTNYVVTRDVTGMDAMDGKYVILCNEDGGVLNDPVLLRPEEDEFWFSISDSTLMQWLQGVNVDNDFDVEIDEIDVAPMQIQGPRALDVMVDVVGDKVKDVPYYGLMDAEINGCDVLISQTGFSGEKGFEVYVKDAMENAEQVWDPVMESVKDHDGRQIAPGHHRRIAAGIMSWGQDLDHETSPFQVNLGYHVPDDKEADYIGKEVLEEQKDQIENGNYPFEHKLIGLKIAGEPIRDYAPDFWLISDPDTGEECGYLTSPWWNPDLETNIGMGFVPAEKIQEVTDTPLNDEIYDEELDLEFQVHLPDEYADEPGEPVFATAAKVPFKESVNPSAREQAKLNARKEAESDD from the coding sequence ATGACCGGTAACGAGGAACATCCTAACCATCCCAGTGTCGACCAGTCAGATCGGACTGTCCCCCGTAACCTCCGCCAGACTGGTGACCCCAACATCGAGATGTTGGTGTCAACGCGCGTTCGAAAGTCCCCGTTCTTCCACAAGTCGTTCAACGAGGAGGGTGCCTGGCGGGCGACCGTCTACAACCGCCTCTATCACCCGCGCGGTCTCATCGAGCCCGAGGACGGCGGCGTGATGAAGGAGTACGACGCACTGACCAACACTGTCACCCTCTGGGACGTCGCCGTAGAGCGACAGATTCGGGTCAAAGGGCCCGACGCCGAGGCGCTGACGAACTACGTCGTCACCCGCGACGTGACAGGTATGGACGCCATGGACGGAAAGTACGTCATCCTCTGTAACGAGGACGGCGGCGTCCTGAACGACCCCGTTCTCCTGCGCCCCGAGGAAGACGAGTTCTGGTTCTCCATCTCGGACTCGACGCTGATGCAGTGGCTGCAGGGCGTCAACGTCGACAACGACTTCGACGTCGAAATCGATGAGATCGATGTGGCTCCGATGCAGATCCAGGGCCCGAGGGCGCTCGACGTGATGGTCGACGTCGTCGGCGACAAGGTCAAAGACGTCCCGTACTACGGCCTGATGGACGCCGAAATCAACGGCTGTGATGTGTTGATCAGCCAGACCGGCTTCTCGGGTGAGAAAGGCTTCGAGGTCTACGTCAAAGACGCGATGGAAAACGCCGAACAGGTCTGGGACCCCGTCATGGAGTCCGTCAAAGACCACGACGGTCGCCAGATCGCACCGGGACACCACCGCCGGATCGCCGCCGGTATCATGTCCTGGGGCCAGGACCTCGACCACGAGACCTCGCCGTTCCAGGTCAACCTGGGCTACCACGTTCCCGACGACAAGGAGGCCGACTACATCGGCAAAGAGGTCCTCGAAGAGCAGAAAGACCAGATCGAGAACGGCAACTACCCGTTCGAGCACAAGCTCATCGGCCTGAAGATCGCTGGCGAGCCGATCCGTGACTACGCCCCCGACTTCTGGCTCATCTCCGACCCGGACACGGGCGAAGAGTGTGGCTACCTCACCTCGCCGTGGTGGAACCCGGATCTCGAAACCAACATCGGGATGGGATTCGTCCCGGCCGAGAAGATTCAGGAAGTCACCGACACGCCGCTCAACGACGAGATCTACGACGAGGAACTTGATCTGGAGTTCCAGGTCCATCTCCCCGACGAGTACGCCGACGAGCCCGGTGAGCCGGTGTTCGCGACCGCCGCGAAAGTGCCGTTCAAGGAGTCTGTCAACCCGAGCGCCCGTGAGCAGGCGAAGCTCAACGCCCGGAAAGAGGCCGAAAGCGACGACTAA
- a CDS encoding methylenetetrahydrofolate reductase, translated as MALGTRAVSDSQGVRTLLTSARFELMPFESFDEEITHLPDNATIAITTSPQLGIEKTVEKTEEAAEMGYDVVPHIAARYVEDQEQLEAIAERLEQAGITDIFVPGGDREEPAGEYESAHGLLEALAETEYSFEEVGITGYPEGHDFIDDETLAESMAQKEPYATYIVTQLCYDPETVVEWVEDIRARGIELPVEVGIPGVMNYQRLMQISQKVGVGDSIKFLRKTTGILGFVKQLVGSRGTYEPDELIDGLAPYVGDDEYNIRGVHIYTFNQTPDTEKWRHNRLDS; from the coding sequence ATGGCCCTCGGAACACGCGCTGTCTCAGACAGTCAGGGTGTCCGGACGCTGCTGACGAGCGCCCGGTTCGAACTGATGCCGTTCGAGAGCTTCGACGAGGAGATTACCCACCTCCCCGACAATGCGACTATCGCAATCACGACCTCACCACAACTCGGCATCGAGAAAACCGTCGAAAAGACGGAGGAAGCTGCCGAAATGGGGTACGATGTCGTGCCACACATCGCGGCCCGGTATGTGGAAGACCAGGAGCAACTCGAAGCGATTGCAGAGCGACTTGAGCAGGCAGGCATCACGGACATCTTCGTCCCAGGAGGTGACCGCGAGGAACCGGCCGGTGAGTACGAGTCGGCGCACGGCCTGCTCGAAGCGCTCGCAGAGACCGAATACTCCTTCGAGGAAGTCGGAATCACGGGCTACCCCGAGGGCCACGACTTCATCGACGACGAGACGCTGGCGGAGTCGATGGCACAGAAAGAGCCGTACGCGACGTACATCGTCACCCAGCTCTGTTACGACCCGGAGACCGTGGTAGAGTGGGTCGAAGACATCCGTGCTCGCGGTATCGAACTCCCGGTCGAAGTCGGTATCCCGGGCGTGATGAACTACCAGCGCCTGATGCAAATCTCTCAAAAGGTCGGTGTCGGTGATTCGATCAAGTTCCTCAGGAAGACGACGGGCATTCTCGGGTTCGTCAAGCAACTGGTCGGCTCCCGCGGGACCTACGAACCCGACGAACTCATCGACGGCCTCGCGCCCTACGTCGGAGACGACGAGTACAACATCCGCGGCGTCCACATCTACACGTTCAATCAGACGCCTGATACGGAAAAATGGCGGCACAACCGTCTCGACTCCTGA
- a CDS encoding succinylglutamate desuccinylase/aspartoacylase family protein, with protein MDYTAVTHTTTDRRLGRLPSGRAVSVTVHRYVGSPGPTVYIQAAQHGIELNGPAALRRLHDRLTDAAIAGTVLVIPVVNQLAFDHRSYMTPGEYDVMNPNLNRVWPGDESGSLQEQFAARLWELVKDADAAVDLHTGTADMLEHVRCRAGDPAAERLAEAFGTSYRITDESEDTGDDGSGGTFRAAAAAAGIPVITAELSNSRRIAQDAVAAGVDGIQNLLRERAVLPAEPEPHAGQTVLRNDAEPVTASESGLFECRPDIAVGDTVDAGERLGAVYEPSSFEQQQVVSATERGVIFSLARESVVVKGERLAGIATPR; from the coding sequence ATGGACTACACCGCCGTCACGCACACGACGACTGACCGACGGCTCGGGAGACTCCCGTCAGGACGAGCCGTGTCCGTGACTGTCCACCGGTACGTCGGCAGCCCCGGGCCGACAGTGTATATTCAGGCGGCGCAACACGGCATCGAACTCAACGGCCCAGCCGCGTTACGGCGACTGCACGACCGCCTGACCGACGCGGCTATCGCCGGGACAGTACTTGTCATCCCAGTCGTGAACCAGCTCGCGTTCGATCACCGGTCGTACATGACCCCCGGCGAGTACGACGTGATGAACCCGAACCTGAACCGCGTGTGGCCGGGAGACGAGTCCGGAAGCCTACAGGAACAGTTTGCCGCTCGGCTGTGGGAACTCGTGAAAGACGCGGACGCCGCGGTCGATCTCCACACCGGCACGGCAGATATGCTGGAACACGTCAGATGCCGGGCGGGCGACCCGGCCGCCGAGCGCCTCGCCGAAGCGTTCGGTACTTCCTACAGAATCACCGACGAGTCCGAGGACACCGGCGACGACGGCTCTGGCGGGACGTTCCGCGCTGCGGCTGCGGCAGCCGGCATTCCGGTTATCACGGCGGAGCTATCGAACAGTCGCCGGATAGCACAGGACGCGGTTGCGGCTGGTGTCGACGGGATACAGAATCTCCTGCGCGAGCGGGCAGTCCTCCCGGCAGAGCCGGAGCCCCACGCCGGGCAGACGGTGCTTCGAAACGACGCGGAGCCGGTCACCGCGTCGGAATCGGGATTGTTCGAATGTCGGCCGGACATCGCCGTCGGTGACACTGTCGACGCCGGGGAGCGACTGGGGGCTGTCTACGAACCCTCCTCGTTCGAGCAACAACAGGTCGTCTCAGCGACAGAACGAGGAGTGATATTCTCGCTTGCCAGGGAGTCTGTCGTCGTGAAAGGGGAACGCCTCGCAGGCATCGCGACACCGCGATAA
- a CDS encoding GcvT family protein produces MEPTDSLPTQADTVIVGAGIVGCNIAYQLTALGREDVVVVDQGPMPTTGGSSTHAPGIMFQTAEPKVLSQFADYSRRLYSDLEGADGQQAYNETGGIEVARSEERMDFLQRRVEYAKAWGIEDPQLLSPEEVTEHLPLVDADQIKGGYYSPTDGQVSGVVACDALAREAMDGGAKFVPHTRTEDVETADGEVQAVVTENGSIECNEVVVATNIWARQLGEKLDVHLPVTPVEHQYTMTESLDELADSAVDITDHPLFENYENVSGEKAKRLLVGPDRPILRDQDNAMYYRNHGDSYGIGSYNHEPIVPDPQDLGGNDPDGEQGSVHEFTDYHMDNATHPDRPDKAPRQASDELLPATAGKELEHKYNGMFAESPNGLPVMGPVQEYDGLWTAAAIWVTHAGGAGKALAEWMEHGVPRLPEGPIDLAHCDVNRFDEHEGSWDFARDIGGEEYRIVYNIMHPKWVWTDKQRDIRRTPMYHTHKKYDAELWAEAGWEEPHWFDSNADLLAEYGDQIPDREGWEAKYWSPIEGAEALNVRENVGLHDMTSFNKMEVIGGDAGEFVQYLCTNDMDIDVGDVKYTLMCNEAGGVRADITVTRTDEDRYLLLTTGREVGNNHVAWVREQSPDDVVVNDVTSSLAAMVCTGPNARKVLSKITDVDLSDDAFPFFTSQQFFVKNIPVTALRVSYAGELGWEFYTPSEYGERLWEHIMEAGEEYGIRPYGNGALNSLRIEKGFRLWGKDLHTEHNPYEAGLGWAVDLETDFIGKEAVAAAADGDNIDHKVACLTLDDEDAVVLDNKPVLDGDETIGYLHSAEYGYTEGACVAYTYLPPEYAEPGTSVEILYEGERYDATVREEPLV; encoded by the coding sequence ATGGAGCCTACCGATAGCCTGCCGACCCAGGCCGATACCGTCATCGTCGGTGCCGGAATCGTCGGCTGCAACATCGCCTACCAGCTGACAGCGCTCGGCCGTGAGGACGTGGTCGTAGTCGACCAGGGGCCGATGCCAACCACTGGTGGATCATCCACCCACGCTCCCGGAATCATGTTCCAGACCGCGGAGCCGAAAGTCCTCAGCCAGTTTGCGGACTACAGCCGTCGGCTGTACTCGGACCTCGAGGGCGCGGATGGGCAGCAGGCCTACAACGAAACAGGCGGCATCGAAGTCGCGCGCAGCGAGGAACGCATGGACTTCCTCCAGCGTCGCGTCGAATACGCCAAGGCCTGGGGCATCGAGGACCCGCAGTTGCTCTCGCCCGAAGAAGTCACCGAGCACCTCCCGCTGGTCGACGCCGACCAGATCAAGGGCGGCTACTACTCCCCGACGGACGGGCAGGTCTCGGGCGTCGTCGCGTGTGACGCACTGGCCAGGGAAGCGATGGACGGGGGCGCGAAGTTCGTGCCGCACACGCGCACCGAGGACGTCGAAACAGCGGACGGCGAGGTCCAGGCCGTCGTCACGGAGAACGGTAGTATCGAGTGTAACGAGGTCGTCGTCGCGACGAACATCTGGGCCCGTCAACTCGGCGAGAAACTCGACGTGCACCTGCCAGTGACGCCGGTCGAACACCAGTACACGATGACGGAGTCCCTCGACGAACTGGCCGACAGCGCGGTCGACATCACGGACCACCCGCTGTTCGAGAACTACGAGAACGTCTCCGGGGAGAAGGCAAAACGGCTCCTCGTGGGTCCGGACCGGCCGATTCTCCGCGACCAGGACAACGCGATGTACTACCGGAACCACGGGGACTCCTACGGTATCGGCTCGTACAACCACGAGCCAATCGTGCCCGATCCACAGGACCTCGGCGGCAACGACCCCGACGGCGAGCAGGGCTCGGTCCACGAGTTCACGGACTACCACATGGACAACGCGACACATCCGGACCGGCCGGACAAGGCCCCGCGACAGGCCAGCGACGAGCTGTTGCCCGCGACGGCCGGCAAGGAACTCGAACACAAGTACAACGGCATGTTCGCGGAGTCGCCCAACGGACTCCCCGTGATGGGGCCCGTCCAGGAGTACGACGGCCTCTGGACGGCGGCGGCCATCTGGGTCACCCACGCCGGCGGTGCCGGCAAAGCGCTCGCCGAGTGGATGGAACACGGCGTACCACGACTGCCGGAAGGACCCATCGACCTCGCCCACTGCGACGTGAACCGCTTCGACGAGCACGAGGGTAGTTGGGACTTCGCCCGGGACATCGGCGGCGAGGAGTACCGCATCGTCTACAACATCATGCACCCCAAGTGGGTCTGGACCGACAAACAGCGGGACATCCGTCGGACTCCGATGTACCACACCCACAAGAAGTACGACGCCGAACTGTGGGCCGAGGCCGGCTGGGAGGAACCCCACTGGTTCGACTCAAATGCCGACCTGCTGGCGGAGTACGGTGACCAGATCCCCGACCGCGAGGGCTGGGAAGCGAAGTACTGGTCCCCCATCGAAGGCGCTGAGGCGCTGAACGTCCGGGAGAACGTCGGCCTCCACGACATGACATCCTTCAACAAGATGGAGGTCATCGGGGGCGACGCCGGCGAGTTCGTCCAGTACCTCTGTACGAATGACATGGATATCGATGTGGGCGACGTGAAGTACACGCTGATGTGTAACGAGGCCGGCGGCGTACGAGCGGACATCACGGTCACGCGAACCGACGAGGACCGCTACCTCCTGTTGACGACCGGCCGCGAAGTCGGGAACAACCATGTCGCGTGGGTGCGCGAGCAGTCCCCCGACGACGTGGTCGTCAACGACGTGACCTCCAGCCTGGCGGCGATGGTCTGTACCGGCCCGAACGCCCGGAAGGTCCTCTCGAAGATCACCGACGTCGACCTCTCCGACGACGCCTTCCCGTTCTTCACGAGCCAGCAGTTCTTCGTGAAGAACATTCCCGTCACCGCGCTCCGCGTCTCCTACGCGGGCGAACTCGGCTGGGAGTTCTACACGCCCTCGGAGTACGGCGAGCGCCTCTGGGAGCACATCATGGAGGCCGGCGAGGAGTACGGTATCCGGCCCTATGGCAACGGCGCGCTGAACTCCCTCCGTATCGAGAAAGGCTTCCGCCTCTGGGGGAAGGACCTCCACACGGAGCACAACCCGTACGAGGCCGGCCTCGGGTGGGCCGTCGACCTCGAAACCGACTTCATCGGCAAGGAGGCCGTCGCCGCGGCCGCCGACGGCGACAACATCGACCACAAGGTCGCGTGCCTGACGCTCGACGACGAGGATGCCGTCGTGCTGGACAACAAGCCAGTCCTCGACGGCGACGAGACTATCGGCTACCTCCACAGCGCCGAGTACGGCTACACCGAAGGCGCTTGCGTCGCCTACACGTACCTGCCGCCCGAGTACGCCGAACCCGGAACTAGCGTCGAAATCCTCTACGAGGGTGAGCGGTACGACGCAACCGTCCGCGAGGAACCGCTCGTCTGA